A single region of the Enterococcus mundtii genome encodes:
- a CDS encoding type II toxin-antitoxin system HicB family antitoxin, with protein MKKVYPAIFEKDPVGYGIYFPDIEGAVTQSKDIIEGLEVASDALGIMLGDLVENNKPLPKPTNINDLSIDSEREFATLISVDLNDYLKDVQLDKKTIKIPHWLNVRATNEGINFSKTMSEALVQKLNI; from the coding sequence ATGAAAAAAGTTTATCCAGCTATTTTTGAAAAGGATCCTGTTGGATATGGAATTTATTTTCCTGATATCGAAGGAGCAGTGACACAATCAAAAGATATTATCGAGGGGTTAGAAGTTGCATCGGATGCTTTAGGGATCATGCTCGGTGATTTAGTTGAGAATAATAAACCTTTGCCAAAGCCAACTAATATCAATGATCTTTCGATTGATTCTGAGCGTGAATTTGCTACTTTGATTTCTGTGGATCTAAATGATTACTTAAAAGATGTCCAACTAGATAAAAAGACAATAAAAATTCCTCATTGGTTAAATGTGCGCGCAACAAATGAAGGGATAAATTTTTCAAAAACAATGTCTGAAGCTTTGGTTCAAAAATTAAATATATGA
- a CDS encoding type II toxin-antitoxin system HicA family toxin, which yields MPMTIREAEKLLKDAGFVEVKGGKGSHRKFTKKDHPRPVILTSHSKELSRRVEDSVRKAVGI from the coding sequence ATGCCCATGACAATCAGAGAAGCAGAAAAGCTACTGAAAGATGCTGGCTTTGTTGAAGTGAAAGGTGGGAAGGGCTCACATAGGAAATTCACTAAAAAGGATCATCCTAGACCTGTTATCCTTACTAGCCATTCAAAAGAGTTATCTAGAAGAGTAGAAGATTCTGTTCGAAAAGCAGTGGGCATTTAA